TGAATTTGTATGTTATTGTTGAATGAATTAACAGAGATCAGGAAATTTTTTCAGAGCATGAGGGATTATTGTGCTGGATAGATGGGCGTTGCAACTGGTGAAAAAGCCGTTGAATGCGGGAGCGGTTATCCTGGCTCGTCACAGTGTCAGTGCGGACTCCGTAACCGTGGCCGGTTTTGCTGTCGGGCTTCTTGCCCTGCCTGCTCTTTTTATGAAATTGTATTGGGTAGCCCTGGTCTGTATCCTGATAAACAGAGTAGCTGATGGGCTGGATGGGGCAATTGCCCGTATCCAGGGACCGACCGATGGAGGGGGATTTCTCGATATTACTCTGGATTTCATTTTTTACTCTTCAGTAGTTTTTGGCTTTGCACTGGCTGATCCTGAGCGAAACGGACTTGCGGCAACCGCTCTTCTCTTTGCTTTTGTGGGCACCGGGAGTAGTTTTCTGGCTTTTGCAATTATGGCAGAAAAACGTGGTCTGACAAATTTCAAATATCCCAACAAGGGTTTTTTTTATCTTGCCGGATTGGCTGAAGGAACAGAAACGTTGTGTTTTTTTGTTTTCTTTTGTCTTTTTCCCGGATTTTTTACTGAGTTGGCTTATACCTTTGCTGTTATCTGCATGATTACAGTGATTACAAGGGTGTCCGGAGGATACCTTGCACTAAGAAATGATGATTCCGGGACTGTTTGAGAGTATGACCGAAAAAAATGAAAGCAGAATAGATCGATCCATGAGTATTGTCGGAAAAGTCCGGAGCCTGGGTCATGTGGTGATCGAAGGAAAGGTGGAAGGAGATCTTGACTGTACAAGCATGAAGATTGTTCGGGAAGGAACATTACTTGGTGATATTCATGCTGAAGAAATAGAGTGTTTTGGAACTATTGAAGGAAGAATTAAGACCCGGAAATTCATCATGAGAAAAGATGGTTGCCATACGGGTACTGTGGAAACAACAGAGTTGCGAGTGGAGCCTGGAGCATTTTTAGACTGTGCCCTGCACGATGGGGGAGAGGTTTGTCCTTCAGGTATTGAGAAAGGGGGGCGGGAGGTAGCTGAAACCGGGGTCTCTGGGGAGTCAGTTGTTGACTGGGAAAGGTTGGCAGCTGTTTTCGAAAGTAATGCCCAGCAATGTATCATGGAGGTTCCCTGGTCCGAAAGAAGGGAACTGCTTCATCAGATTCTGACTCTTCTTGAAAAGGAAAAGCCCCTGATTAAAATCACTGGTGATCCTGGAAGTGGTAAGAGTACACTGATCGCCAGGCTCAAGGAGGTTCTGCCAGATGAAACAGATTTGTTCATACTTGAGAAACCTGTCGGTTCGGTAAGAGATCTTCTTTCTGCAGTCGCGGATTATCTTCAACTGCCTGTACTCGCTGATGACAGGCAGCGGGATATTGTCGGGAAGATCAAAGGTGTCATTGCACCAGATGGATGTATTCGCAAAAAAATGGTTCTGGCTGTAGATGATGCCCAGCTGATGTATCCTGCAACAATGGAGGGGTTATCCGTCTGCTCACCAGCGCCTATGAGGGTGGGGAAGCGCTGGTGCAGATTATTCTGCTGGGAACTGGAGAAATGGAAGGGAAGCTTGTTCATACAACCCGTGAATATTTTGAGGATGAAACCAACTGTCTGCTGGCTCTTGAACCTCTCTCCATAAAAGATACTTCCGAGTATCTTCGTCTCTGTCTTCAGATTGAAGTGGACAGGGAGGACCTGAATCCTGTGGATCTCCTTCCTTTTGAAACCCTGAAAAAGCTGTATACCGCAAGTGACGGAAATATAAGGCTGATAAATAATCTTGTCGCCGGGGCGTTTCGCAGAGCTTCGCAATCGGGTTCTCTCTTTGTTGCAGTACACCATATTCATCAGTAGCCCGAATTTCTCCCCGCTTTGCCAGGCAGATTTTTTAACCAGCATTTTGACTGGTGTATTCAATCCGGTTTTACCTAAATCCTGCACTTCGGGAACAAAGAAAAAATATTTATAATGTATAAACAGATAGTTATAATATTACAGTAGGGGCTGTACTACTCACTATCAGAGTGAGATTGTTTTTCTTTATTCCCTTGCCCTGGGGGATTGGCAATTTTATCGAATCTGCTTCGTTATCAAGTGCTTGAAGTATGTTAATACGTCTGCGCCCTTGATGCCTCGCATCTCCGAAAAACTTGCCAATTGCAGGATTTAGGTTTTAATCTATTTTATTCGTGGTTGCTGGGTAATCTAATGCAACTGCAAAGGTCAGGGAGTAGTGATGGATTCTGTATCGACACTTTTCTGGGGAGTTCTGTTCGGTGCTGTCGGGCTTGGCTTTTTTACATATGGAAGAAAACAGAGAGCTGTTGTTCCTCTGAGTTCGGGAATTGCACTTTGTCTGATTCCATATTTTATCTCGAACAGCTATCTGCTTGTGGCAGCAGGGTGTGTGTTGGTAATTGTGCCTTTTTTCCTGAAAATATGATTTCAGGGTAAATTATGAGCGGGAGGGGCGTATGGCAGATGAAAAACGTGAACAATCCGGCGGTATCGGACTTGCCGGTTTACCGAAAAACTGGTCTGTTGCCGTACAACTTGTAGGGACGTTCGGACTGGCGGTCTTCCTTGTCCTGTACTATGTCCTTGTTATGCAACCAAGGGATGTCAAGCGATATGAGGAACTCAGAGATTCTGTATTGTCTCTTGAAAAAATCATGATCAGCAGGCAGAGTCTGGTCACCCGTGAAACGGTAAGACGCCTGGAGGATCTGTATATTGCCGGAGTAAGTTACGAGACAGGTTCTCTTGTGAAGAGAGAATTGAAAAGGAATGTGAATTCTGCAGATCTTTCAAAGGAAATTGAAAAAAAACTCATATTTGCAACCAGGCTCCTTGAAGGTTTGAGGAGGAAAAATGAGGGAGTCGTGTCCGAGATGCTGACCTATAAAATCCTTAACAGCGAAATAAGTGATAAAATTGCGGAAAAAGCTGTGCGGGAGTGGCGGGGAAGAACGCTGGAAGAGATAGTGGCTGAGTGCAGGGATGCCCTGTATTTTGCAATTCGGCAGGCAGCCAGGGCGAAATGATTTTTTAAGGTATGTATCTTCATGTGGAAGGAGTTTGGCGGAAAAAAATGCGTAGAAAAACAAAAATAGAAATTGACTATCGAAACGATTGCTGAATCGGTTTTAAAGACGTGCGGGCACGTCTGAACAAAATGGCCACCGGCGAGGAATTTCATTTTATCTGTGACGGGAAAATGGCTGATAAAATCGAGCGCATTATCTTGCTCAACGGTGGAGAAATATCTGCAAAAGATACCAGGTCCTATGGTGTCGTCATTTCCATTCGGAAAAAATAGTATCCTGCTGAAATAATTCTGAAGTTTCAAGGGATTTCTTTTACTTTCAGAGTTCTGGTAAAATACGAAAACCGTAAAAAACAAGGTTTTATAGTGTTGATAGCGTAAATAAATGGCATAAAAGTTGACATGATCGTCATTTTTACGTATAATTTATAAAATAAGCTTAACTCAGTAAAGGTGTACGATGAAAATAGATGAAATAAACTACGCGATTATTAATCATCTCAGGGATGGCAGAATACCATTTAAGAAAATTGCAGATTCTCTTGCTGTATCAGAGGGAACGGTTCGGGCAAGGGTAAAAAAGCTGAAAGATGAAGGTGTTCTCGATATTACGGCTCTTGTTGATCCGGATGCAATACCTGACCAGAGCGTGGTGATGATCGGGGTCCGGTTGAAGGATATGGACCTTGTGAAGAAAGGGGAGGAGTTTTCCAAGCTGCGGGGAGTGATTTCCGTGTGTGTTGTAACCGGTCGTTTTGATTTGATTCTGACGGTTATGTTAACCAAGGAATTCACCATGCTTGAGTTTTATACAGAAGAGGTTTCAAAGCTTGAAAATGTCAGGGCTGTAGAGACATTTGTGGTCTATAAGAGTTTTAATCTCAAGGTTCCTCTGACGTTGTAGAAAAGCGGCATGGCCGGAACAAATGGCTCAGTAATTTATGCCCTCCGGGTGCAAAAAAAATGAAAATCCGACTGTGGCACAACAACCTTTGGTCGCGGGATTTTCTGATAAACAACTATGGATAACGTGACATGAAAAAAGAGAAAAAGACGGTTCTTCACGGTTTTCACCTGGAAAAAGGAGCCAATATGGCCTCTTTTGGTGGATATGATATGCCGCTGTGGTATTCCACCGGAGTTAAAGCGGAACATCTGGCTGTAATTCAGGGTGCCGGAGTTTTTGATACCAGTCATATGGCCGTGGTGATGGTGCGGGGCGACGGGGCAAGGGAATTGCTGCAGCGTTGTTTTACCAAGGATCTTGAAAGATCTGTCGGTCGCGGAAAAACACCTCTTATCATTGGCCGGTGTGTCTACGGCATTTTTCTCCACCCGGATGGAACTGTTATTGATGATGCCATTGTCTATCAGCTCGGTGTGAAAGAATATATGGTTGTTGTCAATGCTGGAATGGGGCCGATGGTGGCCGATCATCTGCTGAAAGCGGTGGAAGATGATACCCGGGTGGAGGACCTGACTGACAGGGTGGGGAAGATGGATATTCAGGGAATTGCCTCTGCCAGAATTCTGAAAAAAATTATGAGGGATCCGGAGACACTTTTTGAAGGGATGGTCTATTTTTCCTTCAAAGGTGGTTTTGGCAGTTTCCCCACAGCTGTTACCGAAACTGAATTACTGGATGGTACACGGGTTCTTGTATCCCGGACGGGATACACAGGAGAATTTGGTTTTGAGCTCTTTGTGGAAAGAGAACAACTCGAATCTCTCTGGAATCAACTGCTTGTTGCGGGAGAGGAATACGGAGTCATCCCTTGCGGGCTTGCAGCCAGAGATTCTCTACGGGCCGGAGCCGTTTTGCCCCTTTCTCACCAGGACATAGGTCCCTGGCCGTTTCTGGCCAATCCCTGGCAGTTTGCTCTTTGCTGGAATGACGATCAAAACGGTTTTACCAAGGATTTTATTGGGGCGGATGCTCTTCTTGAGGAAACAGATCTTCAGTATACCTATGCGTTTGCGGGTTTTGATCCGCGGAAAATCAGCAGTGAAGCCAGTTATGTAACAGATTCCGGGAAAAATAAAATCGGGACTATTCTCACCTGTACCACGGATATGGCAATTGGCAGACAGAATGGACAGATAGTTTCTATTGCTGAAAATACAGGGGATGAAAGAGGAAAGTCTTTTACACCCAAAGGGTTGTCGTGCGGTTTTGTTCTGCTGGAAAAAAAATGTGAAACTGGAGAGGAAATTTACCTTACTGATGGAAAGAGAAAGCTGAAGGTGGAAATACGAAGCGATGTCCGGCCGGGGAGAACCGCCAGGTTGCCCATCAGGACAATGGTTTGAGACTTGCAGAAAAATAAAAACCCAGGGAGGAATTGATGAAAGAGTTAAATGAGCTGAATTTACCGGAGGACCTGCGATACACTGAAGATCATGAATGGGCGACCACCGGAGGAGAAACTTTGAAAATCGGTGTCAGTGATTATGCCCAGGATCAGCTGGGGGATATCGTTTTTGTGGAGGTTCCGGAAGTGGGGGACAGTTTTGACAAGGGGGACGAATTTGGAACCCTGGAATCAGTAAAAGCTGTTTCCGAGCTTTATCTGCCCGTTGGCGGGGAGATTGTTGCTGTCAATGAAGCTCTGGAAGACAGCCCTGAACTGATCAATGAAGATCCGTATGCAAACTGGATTGTCGAAATAAAACCGGCGGATACCGGTGAGCTCGAACAACTCCTCACTGTTGAGGCATATCGAGAGATTTTGAAGGGGTAAAACCATGCGCTATTTACCGCACACAGACGAAGATGTTCAGGAGATGCTGAAGGCCGTTGGTCGAAAGAGTCTTGACGAACTTTTTGGTTCCATACCGGATGGATGCAGGATTGATGGGGAAATTCCTCTGCCGCCTGCTCTGGATGAATGGGAGTTGAAGAGTCATGCTGCTGAAATGGCGTCCATGATGAAGCCGGAGACAACTGTTTTGATTGGTGCCGGCAGCTATCAGCATCATATCCCGGAAACCATAAATAACCTCATGAGCCGCTCGGAATTCTTGACGGCATATACGCCTTACCAGCCCGAGATGGCCCAGGGAACTCTCCAGGGAATATTTGAGTACCAGACCTATACTGCCAGGTTGCTTGGTATGGATGTAGCCAACGCCTCGATGTACGATGGAGGATCGGCTCTTGCCGAGGCGCTGCTGATGGCGCTCAGAATTTCCAGGAAGAAAAGGACAGTGGCGCTTTCCGCAGCTGTTCACCCGCATTACCGTGAAGTTGTTGCCACCTACCTGAAACCGACTGACTTTGAAATTGTGGAATTGCCGGTTCTGGAGGATGGAAGGACTGATCTGAGTGGTGTCGCAGATCTGGACAGCCTTGCAGTGGTGGCGGTACAGTCGCCGAACTTTTTTGGTGTCATTGAAGATCTTGAGGCTGTAGCTTCTGTTGCCCATGGCGTTGATGCGCTGGCAGTAAGCTGTTTTTCAGAACCCCTTGCTTATGGTCTTCTTAAAAATCCGGGGACATGCGGTATTGATATTGCCTGCGGAGAGGGCCAGAGTTTTGGTATGAATCGCTCCTTCGGTGGCCCTGGACTGGGGATGTTCGGCTGCAGGGAAAAGTTCACCAGAAATATGCCGGGAAGGCTGGTCGGGCAGACTGTGGACCTGGATGGCAGGCGGGGATTTGTTTTGACCCTTGCAACCCGGGAGCAGCATATCAGAAGAGAAAAGGCCACGTCCAATATCTGTTCAAACCAGGGTATCTGTACCCTGATAGCTACCATGTATATGGCCTCCCTCGGGGCAGCGGCCTGCGTGAACTGGCAGGACTTAATTACAGCAAGGCAGAATATTTTAAGAATGAACTTGTAAAGAAAGGAGCCACTCCCGTTTTTCGCGGGCCAACTTTCAATGAATTTGTGGTGGAGTTCAAAAATGATTTTCAGCCGGTTCGTGAGCGTCTCTTGAAAAAGGGGATTGTTGCCGGGTTGGAGCTGGGTCGTTACTATCCGGAAATGGCCGGGCAATATCTTTTCTGCGCCACAGAGGTTGTCAGGAAAGAGATTATCGATACAGTAGTCAGTGAGGTGCAGTGATGGAAACTCCAATGACTGAAAAAGCTGGTGCCAGCGGTCTTATTTTTAATGAGCCCCTTCTCTGGGAGAAGGGGAAAAAAGGCAGGAGGGCAATGTCCGTTCCTGCTCATGATGTAGGAAAAGCGAAGCTGCCGGAAGAACTGCTGGGAGAAAAAATAGATTTTCCTGATCTCAGTGAAGTGGATGTTGTCCGCCACTATACCCGGCTGTCCCAATGGAATTTTGGTGTCGATTCCGGAATGTATCCTCTGGGTTCCTGCACCATGAAATATAACCCGAAGATTAATGAAAAGATTGCGGCAACTCCTGAAATTGCAGCAGCTCACCCCATGCTGGATGATATTCTTGTCCAGGGCACTTTGAAGATTCTTTATGATCTGCAGAATTATCTGGCGGCTATAACTGGTCTTCCCGCGGTTTCTCTTCAACCGGCAGCCGGTGCCCACGGAGAGTTAACCGGCATGTTGATTTTTGCAGCATACCACAGGAGTCGCAACTCAAAAAGAACAAAGATCCTGATACCGGACACGGCCCATGGTACCAATCCGGCCAGTGCGGCTCTCTGCGGCTATAAACCTGTGCCGATTAAATCAAGTGTCAATGGAATCATTGATCCGGAGCTGGTAGCAGAGAAAATGGATGATGAGACTGCCGGTATTATGATCACCAATCCAAATACTCTTGGGCTTTTTGAGACAAATATCAGAGAAGTTGCCGAGATTGTCCATGCCAGGGGAGGGCTGGTTTACGGGGATGGTGCAAATATGAATGCCGTAATGGGTATCATAGATGCCGGTAAATGCGGTGTCGATGTGATGCACCTTAATCTGCATAAGACTTTTTCCACTCCCCACGGTGGTGGCGGGCCTGGTGCGGGTCCGGTCTGTGTGACTGAAGAACTTGCACCTTTCCTTCCAGTCCCACGTGTTGTTGCAGATGGTGAGGGATATCGTCTTGATTTCGATGCACCGGAATCTGTAGGCCGCGTCCATGCATTTCATGGAAATTTTGGGGTACTGGTGAAGGCTTGGTCCTACATCCTTTCCATGGGTGGCAGGAATCTTAAAAAGGCAAGTCAGTATGCGGTACTGAGTGCCGCTTATATCAAGGAACAGTTGCGGGACACTCTTACCCTTGCCTACGATAGATCCTGTATGCACGAATGTGTCTTTTCAGACAAGTCGCTGCAGAAGTATGGTGTTTCTACACTTGATCTGGCAAAAAGGCTGATAGATTACGGTTATCATCCGCCGACCATTTACTTTCCCCTTGTGGTGGCCGGTGCCATTATGATCGAACCCACTGAAACGGAATGCAAAGAGGATATAGATCAGTTTATCCAGGCAGTAAAGGATATTGTCAAAGAAGCCCACGAGAATCCTGACCTGCTCCATAATGCGCCCATGGTTACCAAGCTGAAAAGACTGGATGAAACCAGGGCGGCGAGGCGCCCCTGTCTCCGTGGCTGAGAAGGATACAGCCCTTGTTGATCTTGGACTCAGTGAATACAGGGCAACCTATGAACTGCAGGTGGCCCTTGTTGACAGGAGAAAAGAAGGGGACTGTGAAGATGTTTTTCTGGTTACTGAACACCCGTCTGTTTTTACACTGGGCAGGCGGGGGGCAGGGAGAACCTGATGGTATCTGAGCAGTTCCTGGATGAAAAGAAGATCTCACTGGTACATATTGAACGCGGTGGAGATATTACCTATCATGGAGAAGGGCAACTTGTCCTCTATCCGGTTATTCATCTGAGGGAGCGGGGATTGGCAGTGAGTGAATATGTTTTTCTGCTGGAAGAGATCATGATCCGCCTTGCTGCGGTTTATGGTGTTCAAGCAGGAAGAGACCCGCGCAACCATGGAGTATGGGTTGGCAACAGGAAGCTGGGCAGTGTCGGTATTGCGATTAGACACGGGATCTCTTTTCATGGCCTGGCCCTGAATGTCAACCTGGCTCTGGAACCTTTTTCCTGGGTCAACCCATGCGGATTGCAGGGTGTCAAAATGACCAGCCTGCAGCAGGAGACAGGCAGGAGAAAGATAGAAACGGGGGATGTAAAGAAAAACCTCAAGGCAATTCTGGGGATTCTCTTTCATGAGGATTTTCAGGAGTATCCAAAGGAATGGCTTTATGGGCGGATGTGCTGAAGGAATCAGGGTAGGTAAGCCGAAATGGCTGCGTCGCAGTCTGCCGAGTGGTCCGGAGTATGAGAAATTGCGGCAATTGCTGAAATCAAGAGAATTAACAACTGTCTGTCAGGAGGCACAGTGTCCCAATCAGTTTGAATGTTACGGAAAGGGTACGGCGACATTTATGATTCTGGGTGAGAGATGTACGAGAAACTGTGGTTTCTGTGCTGTAGCTCACAGGCCGGTGGAAGGGCCGGATGAATCGGAACCGATGCGGGTGGCGGAGGCTGTTGTCTCCCTGAAGCTCCGTTACGCTGTTATAACCTCCGTCACCAGGGATGATCTTGCAGATGGTGGTGCCTCCTTTTTTGCTGAAACAATACGGGCCATCCGTTTTTGCAGTCCCAAGACTCTGATAGAAGTGTTGATTCCCGATCTCCAGGGTGACTGGCAGAGTCTGCAGACAATTCTTGATGCAGGGCCAGATGTTTTGAATCATAATATCGAAACTGTGAAAAGGCTCTATTCCCGGGTTCGACCCCAGGCCGTGTATACCAGAAGTCTTGCTCTGCTCACCGAAGTGAAGAAAAAGAAGAAAGACATGATAACAAAGACGGGTATCATGGTCGGTCTTGGAGAAAGGGCAGAAGAGCTCCTGGAAACATGGCAGGATTTACGCCAAACAGGTTGTGATCTGTTAACAATTGGACAGTATCTTCAACCGAGTTCAACTCATCTGCAGGTCAAACGTTTTGTGCCTCCGGAAGAATTTGAAATTTATCGCGACAAAGCCTTGGGACTTGGATTTTCAGGTGTGGCTTCCGGTCCTTTTGTACGCAGTTCGTATAAAGCTGAGAAGTTGTACCGTAAAGCCCTGGTAAAAAGTAGGGAAAGAGAATAACAACCCAATTCGGTTCCGTACCGAACTCAGCCTGATCCTTATAACGCGGGAGATCTGGTGGAGATATGGGTAATCAAAATAAAAAAAAGGAACTGAACAAAAATATCATCGTTCAGTTCCTTCAAAAGTTCAGATCTGAAATAAGATGATCTCGTAAAAAGTCGTTCAACGTTCTCAGATGGACTCTGGAAAAACTTCGATTACAAGGCGTGGTGGTGTCGTGTAAGCGCAGGCGTACATATAGTACGTCGAGCATTACACGATCACCCCACAACGCAGTAGATCGGAGTTTTTACGAGTCCATCAAATAAAACAATTTCCTTAATTCTGCAGCACCCACTGTCCTCTGCTGTTTCTGCAGGCTGTTGTATAGGTTTTCTGGGCTTTTCCGTCTATTGTAGCCAGTATTTCAGCCTGTCTGCAAGGGGTATCCGGTTTCGCCTTGGGATAGTAGGCGGGTTGCGGTGTTACCTGGTAGGTATTGCCGGTGTCCGGATTGCGCCAGGTTGAGGCCCTGCCGGATGGTGCTTCTTCGTATACACGGTTTAACCGCTGTCTGTCATATTTATCCATTTCATTGCCGACAATATAGCCGAGCATGGTTCCCAAGGCTGCCCCTATCAGGGTTGCCTCCGTATTTCGGCCTATGGCCTGGCCAATTATTGCGCCACTCGCCGCCCCGATACCGGCCCCGGCGGTTCCTTGGGATACCTGGCCCCCGCAGCTGCTCAGAGTCACTACAAATGCAAGCAGGATTGGTAATGTAAAATATTTCATTATCTTATCTCCAATAAATCAGAATGTGTTTTACTTATGCTGTTACCACTGTGCGCGCAAAAATCAACGCATCACTATGAAGACAAAGATCCAGGCTGGCGTACGCGTCAGCAGGTATCTGTTGTGTTTATCAGTGCTTGACAGGGAGTAACAACTATGAATGTATTCAGTTAAAACAGTTTGGTTTGCATGCCATTACATATACAATTATCCATTTTATTCTGGTATTGCAAGTCTATAAAGAGGGAAGACTTCCATGAGAGGAAAGATTGTTGAAATTTTTTATACTTTGTTTTGGGGTTACGGTATGTTGAGTCGGTGGAACCGTCAGTTTGAGGGATGAAAAAAAATCGGGAAGATCAGCCTTTCTTTTTTCTTTCTCTTCAAAAGTGTTTACAATTTTTCCGGTTCTTTGAAATGAATTGCAATACAAACCGTCAATTGCAGTTTTTTGAAGAAAATACAGGAGCAGAGAAGGATAATCGCTAGCATAGGCCGGGAATGGTTCAGATCTTTTTTTGAGCTGAATAGCAAAGATGCGCACACCATATTGCTGGAGGGTGGTTGTATAATCCTGCAGGATGGGGTTCCCTTCCCGGTCAAGGAGCAAACTGCCGGGAAGAGCCAGGGCTGCAGCATAACCGGCGAGAATTCTTCTACCGCTGTTGGTAAAGAGCCAGTCATAGTTGTAGGGGATATATTCTCCCAGAATTTTCTGTCTTGCTTCGACAATGTCCTCATTTCCAACCATCTGAATAAGCGGCAGATCCATCTGTCTTGCCGGCATCAGCCTGTCGTGGATTCGCTGCAGTTCTTCCGGATCAAAACACTGGAGAAAAAGATTGCTTTTCCTGTCTGTGTAGCCGTAAAGCTGAAGAGTATCGAGTATAGCGGAGCTGATGTCCCTGTCGTGGTCATGAAAAAACCAGGGCTGTTTGATTTCCAGGCTGATTCCCATGGAATATTCAGCAGATGTTTTTTCTTTTTTTCCCATTATTTTTTCCAGTCTTCGAATCAGCGCCAACTCTTCCTGCAGGGTTGGAATGGCCATGGAAAGGGCGGAAGAATCGGTTTCAAAAACATTATGCAGGCGAAGCTGGCGAATTTCCTGCAGGGTAAAGTCAATGACATAAAAATTACCGTCTTCACGATTTCGTTCGGGAAAGAGATTGGCGACATCCGTCAGCCGGTTCAGGGTAAGATCCCGGAAGACAACGAGCTGATTATCCGAAGTCATCCCCACGTGGAGTTCGATATACGGTGCATTCTCTGCGGCTGCCAGCACAACAGCAGGCAGGGTATGTTCTATGAGACTGTCGCCTCCTCCGTTACGTACAATGATGGTTTTTTCTGTTGCTGATACGGATACGGCAAAAAAAAGAAGAAAAGAGAAAAGCAGAAAGACATGATGTTTTTTCATATCAGGAGATCCTCCCGGGAAGGTGTCAACTGGCTGAAGTCGGTGATGGAGGGAAAACTGTCGGAAAACGCCGGTGCAAGTCTGGAGCTGGGTCTGGCAATATGGCAGAGATGATGGATACCGAATTTACGTGCGGAAAAAAGAACCTTTTCAGTATCATCAGCAAAAAAAGTGGTTTCTTTTGCAAAGGGAAGAAGAGTTTCAAGAGTCTTCCAGAATCGCTGCCTTTCCTTGGGTGCCCCAACATCATTTGAGGAAAAAACAGCTTGAAAGTAACCCTTCAGGGCAACTTTGTCGAGCTTGACATCGAGGGTCTTCGGGTGGGCGTTGGTCACAAGGAAGATTTTCTTCTCGAGTGTTGTGAGGTGGTCAAGAAAATCAATCACTCCAGGATGGATTGCAATGAGGTGACTGACTTCTTTTTTCAGCATGGGAATATTCAGATCCAGTTTTGCCGACCAATGATCGAGGTCTGTCCAGAGCAGTGTGTTTTCAACCGATTTATAGGTGGCAAGCAGTTGTCTCCGTGCTGTTGCCAGGTCGAGATTGTTTTTTCCGGCAAACACCCGGGGGACATACTCGTTCCAGAAATAGTCATCGAAATACCTGTCCAGCAGTGTACCGTCCAGGTCAAGGAAAACTGTTTCTATCTCATGCCAGTGGAAGAGAGTCGGCTTTTTCTCAAAGGGTTGTTCAAGTATTTTCATGATCAGTCAGGTTTTCCAGATCTGTTAAGGTACGGGAAAGGAATTTAAAAAGCTGTTCGGTTGTATCCATTTTACGGCAGATAATCAGCCGTCCCTCCGGAGTAATTTTCGGCGGTGGATTCTTTCTTCTCTTCCCCGGGAA
The DNA window shown above is from Desulfomarina profundi and carries:
- a CDS encoding CDP-alcohol phosphatidyltransferase family protein, which translates into the protein MLDRWALQLVKKPLNAGAVILARHSVSADSVTVAGFAVGLLALPALFMKLYWVALVCILINRVADGLDGAIARIQGPTDGGGFLDITLDFIFYSSVVFGFALADPERNGLAATALLFAFVGTGSSFLAFAIMAEKRGLTNFKYPNKGFFYLAGLAEGTETLCFFVFFCLFPGFFTELAYTFAVICMITVITRVSGGYLALRNDDSGTV
- a CDS encoding polymer-forming cytoskeletal protein, with amino-acid sequence MTEKNESRIDRSMSIVGKVRSLGHVVIEGKVEGDLDCTSMKIVREGTLLGDIHAEEIECFGTIEGRIKTRKFIMRKDGCHTGTVETTELRVEPGAFLDCALHDGGEVCPSGIEKGGREVAETGVSGESVVDWERLAAVFESNAQQCIMEVPWSERRELLHQILTLLEKEKPLIKITGDPGSGKSTLIARLKEVLPDETDLFILEKPVGSVRDLLSAVADYLQLPVLADDRQRDIVGKIKGVIAPDGCIRKKMVLAVDDAQLMYPATMEGLSVCSPAPMRVGKRWCRLFCWELEKWKGSLFIQPVNILRMKPTVCWLLNLSP
- a CDS encoding Lrp/AsnC family transcriptional regulator is translated as MKIDEINYAIINHLRDGRIPFKKIADSLAVSEGTVRARVKKLKDEGVLDITALVDPDAIPDQSVVMIGVRLKDMDLVKKGEEFSKLRGVISVCVVTGRFDLILTVMLTKEFTMLEFYTEEVSKLENVRAVETFVVYKSFNLKVPLTL
- a CDS encoding aminomethyltransferase family protein; the protein is MKKEKKTVLHGFHLEKGANMASFGGYDMPLWYSTGVKAEHLAVIQGAGVFDTSHMAVVMVRGDGARELLQRCFTKDLERSVGRGKTPLIIGRCVYGIFLHPDGTVIDDAIVYQLGVKEYMVVVNAGMGPMVADHLLKAVEDDTRVEDLTDRVGKMDIQGIASARILKKIMRDPETLFEGMVYFSFKGGFGSFPTAVTETELLDGTRVLVSRTGYTGEFGFELFVEREQLESLWNQLLVAGEEYGVIPCGLAARDSLRAGAVLPLSHQDIGPWPFLANPWQFALCWNDDQNGFTKDFIGADALLEETDLQYTYAFAGFDPRKISSEASYVTDSGKNKIGTILTCTTDMAIGRQNGQIVSIAENTGDERGKSFTPKGLSCGFVLLEKKCETGEEIYLTDGKRKLKVEIRSDVRPGRTARLPIRTMV
- the gcvH gene encoding glycine cleavage system protein GcvH, with the protein product MKELNELNLPEDLRYTEDHEWATTGGETLKIGVSDYAQDQLGDIVFVEVPEVGDSFDKGDEFGTLESVKAVSELYLPVGGEIVAVNEALEDSPELINEDPYANWIVEIKPADTGELEQLLTVEAYREILKG
- the gcvPB gene encoding aminomethyl-transferring glycine dehydrogenase subunit GcvPB → METPMTEKAGASGLIFNEPLLWEKGKKGRRAMSVPAHDVGKAKLPEELLGEKIDFPDLSEVDVVRHYTRLSQWNFGVDSGMYPLGSCTMKYNPKINEKIAATPEIAAAHPMLDDILVQGTLKILYDLQNYLAAITGLPAVSLQPAAGAHGELTGMLIFAAYHRSRNSKRTKILIPDTAHGTNPASAALCGYKPVPIKSSVNGIIDPELVAEKMDDETAGIMITNPNTLGLFETNIREVAEIVHARGGLVYGDGANMNAVMGIIDAGKCGVDVMHLNLHKTFSTPHGGGGPGAGPVCVTEELAPFLPVPRVVADGEGYRLDFDAPESVGRVHAFHGNFGVLVKAWSYILSMGGRNLKKASQYAVLSAAYIKEQLRDTLTLAYDRSCMHECVFSDKSLQKYGVSTLDLAKRLIDYGYHPPTIYFPLVVAGAIMIEPTETECKEDIDQFIQAVKDIVKEAHENPDLLHNAPMVTKLKRLDETRAARRPCLRG
- a CDS encoding lipoate--protein ligase family protein; its protein translation is MAEKDTALVDLGLSEYRATYELQVALVDRRKEGDCEDVFLVTEHPSVFTLGRRGAGRT
- the lipB gene encoding lipoyl(octanoyl) transferase LipB; translated protein: MVSEQFLDEKKISLVHIERGGDITYHGEGQLVLYPVIHLRERGLAVSEYVFLLEEIMIRLAAVYGVQAGRDPRNHGVWVGNRKLGSVGIAIRHGISFHGLALNVNLALEPFSWVNPCGLQGVKMTSLQQETGRRKIETGDVKKNLKAILGILFHEDFQEYPKEWLYGRMC
- the lipA gene encoding lipoyl synthase, which produces MGGCAEGIRVGKPKWLRRSLPSGPEYEKLRQLLKSRELTTVCQEAQCPNQFECYGKGTATFMILGERCTRNCGFCAVAHRPVEGPDESEPMRVAEAVVSLKLRYAVITSVTRDDLADGGASFFAETIRAIRFCSPKTLIEVLIPDLQGDWQSLQTILDAGPDVLNHNIETVKRLYSRVRPQAVYTRSLALLTEVKKKKKDMITKTGIMVGLGERAEELLETWQDLRQTGCDLLTIGQYLQPSSTHLQVKRFVPPEEFEIYRDKALGLGFSGVASGPFVRSSYKAEKLYRKALVKSRERE